In Lytechinus variegatus isolate NC3 chromosome 18, Lvar_3.0, whole genome shotgun sequence, a single genomic region encodes these proteins:
- the LOC121431577 gene encoding uncharacterized protein LOC121431577 isoform X1, with translation MIRAEKGLFLWSTDLMMESILCFALIGLCSISFVIAGCPLPGDLPTKWHGNDVFLCARVYEHADHQAHRSCYGAQRDIPSEGDFAGARSDWWNDRISSVVVRPGCRLSVHWDTRFRGSAFHLNSGVHKHLRGWNDEISSWSCVCEYTNAPLMCTPTDSFRTLKSCQNPGSLEMKCEYWAQKGLVLGNSVTNGRSVSTTVEATVGVTIKKVFSASLGVSHTTSYDWSQTRSTDYSSVVTHKVSCSVPAGRRLDIRQVIGECGDTNVFTGHYECRDSEIPDGASQRENPENPGQSGGPSTSYTAVGCYRDQTVRAISGGFVTYHQPIASCFERSRLAGNEYFAIQAGNQCFTSSDAGQTYNQYGPSDACQDGRGGSWAMTVYRINQGNQGQNQRENPGQSGGQSTSYTAVGCYQDQAVRAISGGFVTYRHQPLARCFERSRLAGNEYFAIQAGNQCFTSSDAGQTYNQYGPSDACQDGRGGHWAMTVYRINN, from the exons atttgatGATGGAATCGATCCTTTGCTTCGCTCTGATCGGATTATGTTCCATCAGTTTTGTCATTGCTGGTTGCCCTTTGCCTGGAGATCTTCCCACGAAATGGCACGGCAACGATGTCTTCTTATGTGCCCGAGTGTACGAGCACGCAGACCACCAGGCCCACAGATCATGCTATGGCGCACAACGAGATATCCCCAGTGAGGGAGACTTTGCCGGTGCTAGAAGTGACTGGTGGAACGACCGAATATCTTCAGTCGTTGTTCGACCTGGATGCCGCCTCTCCGTGCACTGGGACACAAGATTTCGTGGAAGCGCGTTCCATCTGAACAGTGGGGTTCATAAGCATCTTCGTGGTTGGAATGATGAGATCTCTTCGTGGTCTTGTGTGTGCGAGTACACAAACGCCCCATTGATGTGTACCCCTACGGATTCGTTTAGGACATTAAAGAGTTGTCAAAACCCAGGGAGCTTAGAAATGAAATGCGAGTATTGGGCACAGAAGGGGTTAGTCTTAGGAAATTCTGTTACGAACGGAAGAAGCGTGTCCACGACCGTTGAAGCGACAGTTGGTGTGACTATTAAGAAGGTCTTCAGTGCTAGCCTGGGCGTTTCACATACAACGTCGTACGATTGGTCCCAAACAAGGAGCACTGACTACAGTTCGGTAGTCACGCACAAAGTCTCGTGTTCTGTACCAGCGGGTCGCCGCTTAGATATTCGACAAGTCATTGGCGAATGTGGCGATACGAATGTGTTCACAGGACATTATGAGTGTCGAGACAGCGAGATTCCAGACGGAGCAAGCCAGAGGGAAAATCCCGAAAATCCAG GGCAGTCCGGAGGCCCGTCTACTTCATACACAGCAGTGGGTTGCTACAGGGACCAGACAGTGCGTGCAATAAGTGGTGGATTTGTTACCTATCATCAACCGATCGCCAGTTGTTTCGAGAGAAGCAGGCTCGCCGGGAACGAATACTTTGCTATCCAGGCCGGTAACCAATGTTTCACTAGCAGTGATGCTGGTCAAACCTACAATCAGTATGGTCCTTCTGACGCCTGCCAAGACGGTAGAGGAGGCAGTTGGGCAATGACTGTCTATCGCATTAATCAAGGAAATCAGGGACAAAACCAGAGAGAAAATCCAG GGCAGTCCGGAGGCCAGTCTACTTCATACACAGCAGTGGGTTGCTACCAAGACCAGGCAGTGCGTGCAATAAGTGGTGGATTTGTTACCTATCGCCATCAACCGCTCGCCAGATGTTTCGAGAGAAGCAGGCTCGCCGGGAACGAATACTTTGCTATCCAGGCCGGTAACCAATGTTTTACTAGCAGTGATGCTGGTCAAACCTACAATCAGTACGGTCCTTCTGACGCCTGCCAAGACGGTAGAGGAGGCCACTGGGCAATGACCGTCTATCGCATTAATAATTAA
- the LOC121431577 gene encoding uncharacterized protein LOC121431577 isoform X3 has translation MMESILCFALIGLCSISFVIAGCPLPGDLPTKWHGNDVFLCARVYEHADHQAHRSCYGAQRDIPSEGDFAGARSDWWNDRISSVVVRPGCRLSVHWDTRFRGSAFHLNSGVHKHLRGWNDEISSWSCVCEYTNAPLMCTPTDSFRTLKSCQNPGSLEMKCEYWAQKGLVLGNSVTNGRSVSTTVEATVGVTIKKVFSASLGVSHTTSYDWSQTRSTDYSSVVTHKVSCSVPAGRRLDIRQVIGECGDTNVFTGHYECRDSEIPDGASQRENPENPGQSGGPSTSYTAVGCYRDQTVRAISGGFVTYHQPIASCFERSRLAGNEYFAIQAGNQCFTSSDAGQTYNQYGPSDACQDGRGGSWAMTVYRINQGNQGQNQRENPGQSGGQSTSYTAVGCYQDQAVRAISGGFVTYRHQPLARCFERSRLAGNEYFAIQAGNQCFTSSDAGQTYNQYGPSDACQDGRGGHWAMTVYRINN, from the exons atGATGGAATCGATCCTTTGCTTCGCTCTGATCGGATTATGTTCCATCAGTTTTGTCATTGCTGGTTGCCCTTTGCCTGGAGATCTTCCCACGAAATGGCACGGCAACGATGTCTTCTTATGTGCCCGAGTGTACGAGCACGCAGACCACCAGGCCCACAGATCATGCTATGGCGCACAACGAGATATCCCCAGTGAGGGAGACTTTGCCGGTGCTAGAAGTGACTGGTGGAACGACCGAATATCTTCAGTCGTTGTTCGACCTGGATGCCGCCTCTCCGTGCACTGGGACACAAGATTTCGTGGAAGCGCGTTCCATCTGAACAGTGGGGTTCATAAGCATCTTCGTGGTTGGAATGATGAGATCTCTTCGTGGTCTTGTGTGTGCGAGTACACAAACGCCCCATTGATGTGTACCCCTACGGATTCGTTTAGGACATTAAAGAGTTGTCAAAACCCAGGGAGCTTAGAAATGAAATGCGAGTATTGGGCACAGAAGGGGTTAGTCTTAGGAAATTCTGTTACGAACGGAAGAAGCGTGTCCACGACCGTTGAAGCGACAGTTGGTGTGACTATTAAGAAGGTCTTCAGTGCTAGCCTGGGCGTTTCACATACAACGTCGTACGATTGGTCCCAAACAAGGAGCACTGACTACAGTTCGGTAGTCACGCACAAAGTCTCGTGTTCTGTACCAGCGGGTCGCCGCTTAGATATTCGACAAGTCATTGGCGAATGTGGCGATACGAATGTGTTCACAGGACATTATGAGTGTCGAGACAGCGAGATTCCAGACGGAGCAAGCCAGAGGGAAAATCCCGAAAATCCAG GGCAGTCCGGAGGCCCGTCTACTTCATACACAGCAGTGGGTTGCTACAGGGACCAGACAGTGCGTGCAATAAGTGGTGGATTTGTTACCTATCATCAACCGATCGCCAGTTGTTTCGAGAGAAGCAGGCTCGCCGGGAACGAATACTTTGCTATCCAGGCCGGTAACCAATGTTTCACTAGCAGTGATGCTGGTCAAACCTACAATCAGTATGGTCCTTCTGACGCCTGCCAAGACGGTAGAGGAGGCAGTTGGGCAATGACTGTCTATCGCATTAATCAAGGAAATCAGGGACAAAACCAGAGAGAAAATCCAG GGCAGTCCGGAGGCCAGTCTACTTCATACACAGCAGTGGGTTGCTACCAAGACCAGGCAGTGCGTGCAATAAGTGGTGGATTTGTTACCTATCGCCATCAACCGCTCGCCAGATGTTTCGAGAGAAGCAGGCTCGCCGGGAACGAATACTTTGCTATCCAGGCCGGTAACCAATGTTTTACTAGCAGTGATGCTGGTCAAACCTACAATCAGTACGGTCCTTCTGACGCCTGCCAAGACGGTAGAGGAGGCCACTGGGCAATGACCGTCTATCGCATTAATAATTAA
- the LOC121431577 gene encoding uncharacterized protein LOC121431577 isoform X2 encodes MIRAEKGLFLWSTDLMMESILCFALIGLCSISFVIAGCPLPGDLPTKWHGNDVFLCARVYEHADHQAHRSCYGAQRDIPSEGDFAGARSDWWNDRISSVVVRPGCRLSVHWDTRFRGSAFHLNSGVHKHLRGWNDEISSWSCVCEYTNAPLMCTPTDSFRTLKSCQNPGSLEMKCEYWAQKGLVLGNSVTNGRSVSTTVEATVGVTIKKVFSASLGVSHTTSYDWSQTRSTDYSSVVTHKVSCSVPAGRRLDIRQVIGECGDTNVFTGHYECRDSEIPDGASQRENPENPGQSGGPSTSYTAVGCYRDQTVRAISGGFVTYHQPIASCFERSRLAGNEYFAIQAGNQCFTSSDAGQTYNQYGPSDACQDGRGGSWAMTVYRINQGNQGQNQRENPGQSTSYTAVGCYQDQAVRAISGGFVTYRHQPLARCFERSRLAGNEYFAIQAGNQCFTSSDAGQTYNQYGPSDACQDGRGGHWAMTVYRINN; translated from the exons atttgatGATGGAATCGATCCTTTGCTTCGCTCTGATCGGATTATGTTCCATCAGTTTTGTCATTGCTGGTTGCCCTTTGCCTGGAGATCTTCCCACGAAATGGCACGGCAACGATGTCTTCTTATGTGCCCGAGTGTACGAGCACGCAGACCACCAGGCCCACAGATCATGCTATGGCGCACAACGAGATATCCCCAGTGAGGGAGACTTTGCCGGTGCTAGAAGTGACTGGTGGAACGACCGAATATCTTCAGTCGTTGTTCGACCTGGATGCCGCCTCTCCGTGCACTGGGACACAAGATTTCGTGGAAGCGCGTTCCATCTGAACAGTGGGGTTCATAAGCATCTTCGTGGTTGGAATGATGAGATCTCTTCGTGGTCTTGTGTGTGCGAGTACACAAACGCCCCATTGATGTGTACCCCTACGGATTCGTTTAGGACATTAAAGAGTTGTCAAAACCCAGGGAGCTTAGAAATGAAATGCGAGTATTGGGCACAGAAGGGGTTAGTCTTAGGAAATTCTGTTACGAACGGAAGAAGCGTGTCCACGACCGTTGAAGCGACAGTTGGTGTGACTATTAAGAAGGTCTTCAGTGCTAGCCTGGGCGTTTCACATACAACGTCGTACGATTGGTCCCAAACAAGGAGCACTGACTACAGTTCGGTAGTCACGCACAAAGTCTCGTGTTCTGTACCAGCGGGTCGCCGCTTAGATATTCGACAAGTCATTGGCGAATGTGGCGATACGAATGTGTTCACAGGACATTATGAGTGTCGAGACAGCGAGATTCCAGACGGAGCAAGCCAGAGGGAAAATCCCGAAAATCCAG GGCAGTCCGGAGGCCCGTCTACTTCATACACAGCAGTGGGTTGCTACAGGGACCAGACAGTGCGTGCAATAAGTGGTGGATTTGTTACCTATCATCAACCGATCGCCAGTTGTTTCGAGAGAAGCAGGCTCGCCGGGAACGAATACTTTGCTATCCAGGCCGGTAACCAATGTTTCACTAGCAGTGATGCTGGTCAAACCTACAATCAGTATGGTCCTTCTGACGCCTGCCAAGACGGTAGAGGAGGCAGTTGGGCAATGACTGTCTATCGCATTAATCAAGGAAATCAGGGACAAAACCAGAGAGAAAATCCAG GCCAGTCTACTTCATACACAGCAGTGGGTTGCTACCAAGACCAGGCAGTGCGTGCAATAAGTGGTGGATTTGTTACCTATCGCCATCAACCGCTCGCCAGATGTTTCGAGAGAAGCAGGCTCGCCGGGAACGAATACTTTGCTATCCAGGCCGGTAACCAATGTTTTACTAGCAGTGATGCTGGTCAAACCTACAATCAGTACGGTCCTTCTGACGCCTGCCAAGACGGTAGAGGAGGCCACTGGGCAATGACCGTCTATCGCATTAATAATTAA